A window of the Polaribacter sp. HaHaR_3_91 genome harbors these coding sequences:
- a CDS encoding 6-phosphofructokinase — protein MKKSIAIMCGGGPAPGINTVISTVAKTFMKDGYEVIGVHHGYQGLLSENPELEIFDFHRADRIFSRGGSSLIMSRFKPKDSDFKADFFKKNNVKLLVTIGGDDTASTANRLTKYLKSEALDVRHIHVPKTIDNDLPLPDRNPTFGFHTAKDEGVRIGNTVYEDARTSQNWFVMSAMGRSAGHLAFGIASACHFQMVIIPEMFNKTTITFEKLINMIISSIIKCKVMGVEYGVALISEGVFHFMEEKEIINSGINFTYDDHGHPELGNVSKSHIFNYLLQVKLKEIGLNIKSRPVELGYELRCCNPIAFDLTLCTLLGIGVKKLFDQGITGCIVSANSNGDISPLYLKDFEDEKGKIPPRLVDINSDMAQLFIQNLFFLKEKDYENAKKYVTNPEAYDFKKILNWV, from the coding sequence ATGAAGAAATCTATAGCTATAATGTGTGGAGGTGGTCCTGCTCCAGGAATTAATACAGTAATTAGTACTGTTGCTAAAACCTTTATGAAAGATGGTTATGAAGTTATTGGTGTTCATCATGGATATCAAGGATTGCTTTCGGAAAACCCTGAATTGGAGATTTTTGATTTTCATCGTGCAGATCGTATTTTTAGTAGAGGTGGTTCTAGTCTTATAATGAGTAGATTTAAACCTAAAGACAGTGATTTTAAAGCAGATTTTTTTAAGAAAAATAACGTAAAATTATTGGTTACTATTGGAGGAGATGATACTGCTTCTACTGCAAATAGATTAACCAAATATTTAAAAAGTGAAGCATTAGACGTTAGACATATCCATGTTCCAAAAACAATAGATAACGATTTACCTTTGCCAGATAGAAACCCAACATTTGGTTTTCATACAGCAAAAGATGAAGGTGTTCGTATTGGAAATACCGTTTATGAAGATGCTAGAACCAGTCAAAACTGGTTTGTAATGTCTGCAATGGGACGTTCTGCAGGACATTTGGCGTTTGGAATTGCTTCGGCATGTCATTTTCAAATGGTGATTATTCCAGAAATGTTTAACAAAACAACGATTACATTTGAGAAGTTAATCAATATGATTATTTCTTCTATTATAAAATGTAAGGTTATGGGGGTAGAATACGGTGTCGCTTTAATTAGCGAAGGTGTTTTTCACTTTATGGAAGAGAAAGAAATTATCAATTCAGGGATTAACTTTACCTATGATGATCACGGACATCCAGAATTAGGAAACGTAAGTAAATCGCATATATTTAATTACTTACTGCAAGTTAAATTAAAAGAAATAGGATTAAATATTAAATCTAGACCAGTAGAATTGGGATATGAATTAAGATGTTGCAATCCTATAGCGTTCGATTTAACTTTATGTACTTTACTTGGTATTGGAGTTAAAAAATTATTTGATCAAGGTATTACAGGTTGTATTGTAAGTGCTAATTCTAATGGAGATATTTCACCTTTATATCTAAAAGATTTTGAAGATGAAAAGGGTAAAATTCCACCAAGATTAGTAGATATCAATTCTGATATGGCACAATTATTCATACAAAACTTATTCTTTTTAAAAGAAAAAGACTATGAAAATGCGAAAAAATATGTTACCAATCCGGAAGCATACGATTTCAAAAAAATATTAAACTGGGTATAA
- a CDS encoding alpha-amylase family protein produces the protein MKKIYSVISVSVLAIIIGCSTEKTPKIKKMNSNQEKKTVVYQVFTRLFGNTNTTNKPWGTIEENGVGKFNDFTDKALSEIKDLGVTHIWYTGVPHHDVIRDYTAFGISNDDPDIVKGRAGSPYAVKDYYNVNPDLAVNVENRLEEFEALIARSHKNGLKVIIDIVPNHVARNYQSLSNPEGTKDFGADDDKTVEYNVDNNFYYVPNKAFQVPDFLNGYAPLGGEKNPLSDNKFDENPAKWTGNGSRAAKPHFNDWYETVKVNYGIAPDGKKDFEELPEGFDNEDYKKHFEFWQDKKVPSSWIKFRDIALYWTAKGVDGFRYDMAEMVPVEFWSFMNSAIKMKNEDAFLLAEVYNPNEYRNYIRKGKMDYLYDKVQLYDTIKNIMQGHGLTDHIAPIQEDLKDIEHNMLHFLENHDEQRIASPEFAGDALKGKPAMVVSATISTAPTMVYFGQEFGEPGAENAGFGTPSRTSIFDYIGVPTLQRWVNDKEYDGGQSTDQEKSLRDFYKRLLNFTIKSDALMGEYQDIHHFNRENAEWYNERVSSYVRWSDDEKLIIVSNFNAHDTYGFELGLPQDIIAKWNLKEGGYQVEDQLYKEYSSTLKVKNGEARVRVDLKPLESFILKVKY, from the coding sequence ATGAAAAAAATATACAGCGTTATATCTGTTTCAGTGTTAGCAATAATAATTGGTTGTTCAACAGAAAAAACACCAAAAATTAAGAAGATGAATTCAAATCAAGAGAAAAAAACAGTGGTTTATCAGGTATTTACACGATTATTCGGTAATACAAATACCACTAATAAACCTTGGGGAACTATTGAAGAAAATGGTGTTGGTAAATTCAATGATTTTACTGATAAAGCCTTGTCTGAAATTAAAGATTTAGGAGTTACACATATTTGGTACACAGGTGTTCCGCACCATGATGTAATTAGAGATTATACCGCGTTTGGCATTTCAAATGACGATCCAGATATTGTAAAAGGTAGAGCAGGATCTCCATATGCAGTAAAAGATTATTACAATGTTAATCCAGATTTAGCAGTAAATGTAGAAAACAGATTAGAAGAATTTGAGGCTTTAATAGCGCGTTCTCATAAAAACGGATTAAAAGTAATTATAGATATTGTACCAAATCACGTTGCTAGAAATTATCAAAGCTTATCTAACCCAGAAGGGACTAAAGATTTTGGAGCAGATGATGATAAAACAGTGGAGTATAATGTAGATAATAACTTTTATTATGTGCCTAATAAAGCTTTCCAAGTACCAGACTTTTTAAATGGATATGCGCCTTTAGGCGGAGAAAAAAATCCATTATCAGATAATAAATTTGATGAAAACCCAGCAAAATGGACAGGTAATGGTTCACGAGCTGCAAAACCTCATTTTAATGATTGGTATGAAACTGTAAAAGTAAATTATGGTATTGCTCCTGATGGGAAAAAAGATTTTGAAGAATTACCAGAAGGTTTTGATAATGAAGATTACAAAAAACACTTTGAGTTTTGGCAAGACAAAAAAGTGCCTAGTTCTTGGATTAAATTTAGAGATATTGCATTGTATTGGACTGCAAAAGGAGTAGACGGATTTAGATACGATATGGCAGAAATGGTGCCTGTAGAGTTTTGGAGTTTTATGAATTCTGCCATTAAAATGAAGAATGAAGATGCTTTTCTATTGGCAGAAGTGTACAACCCAAATGAATATAGAAATTATATTAGAAAAGGAAAAATGGATTATTTGTATGACAAAGTGCAGTTGTATGATACCATAAAAAATATTATGCAAGGTCATGGATTAACAGATCATATTGCGCCAATTCAAGAAGATCTAAAAGATATTGAACACAATATGTTACATTTCTTAGAAAACCATGATGAGCAAAGAATTGCAAGTCCAGAATTTGCGGGAGATGCTTTAAAAGGAAAACCAGCAATGGTGGTTTCTGCAACAATTTCTACGGCACCAACAATGGTGTATTTCGGGCAAGAATTTGGAGAACCAGGTGCAGAAAATGCGGGGTTTGGTACTCCATCTAGAACTTCAATTTTCGATTATATTGGTGTGCCTACATTACAACGTTGGGTAAATGATAAAGAGTATGATGGAGGCCAATCTACAGATCAAGAAAAATCATTAAGAGATTTTTACAAGCGTTTGCTAAACTTTACCATTAAAAGTGATGCCTTAATGGGCGAGTATCAAGATATTCATCATTTTAATCGTGAAAATGCAGAATGGTATAATGAAAGAGTTTCTTCTTATGTAAGATGGAGTGATGATGAAAAATTAATTATCGTTTCTAATTTTAATGCTCATGATACTTATGGTTTCGAGTTAGGTTTACCACAAGATATTATTGCAAAATGGAACTTAAAAGAGGGGGGATATCAAGTAGAAGATCAATTGTATAAAGAGTATTCATCAACTTTAAAAGTAAAAAACGGAGAAGCTAGAGTTAGAGTAGATCTAAAACCATTAGAATCATTTATCCTTAAAGTTAAGTATTAA
- a CDS encoding TIM-barrel domain-containing protein has protein sequence MKNYKIFFLLLFITTFSFSQNTDRVFKSIKQTANGFNINVNDGLYIVTFLNSKIIETSFIPAGEQQIKESHAVVLKPSEVDITPVISANESNFFSKGISVLVKHKPFQIIYKYNDEVVISEKAGYFKSEHQPMDLVRGNIVADKTDKIEFNLTSDEVLYGAGSRALGMNRRGNRLPLYNRAQYGYETHAELMNFTIPLVISSKKYMLHFDNAPIGYLDLDSKKDNTLTYETISGRKTYQVIVGDSWLELVDNYTDLTGKQPLPARWTLGNFSSRFGYHSQEETEVTIAKFKEEKIPVDAVILDLYWFGKELQGTMGNLEVYKDSFPDMKGMISGLKDKGVKTVLITEPFILSTSKKWDEAVAKKVLATDSIGNPAKYDFYFGNTGIVDIYKKEGKEWFWNIYKELINLGAKGLWGDLGEPEVLPSWVNFQDKKADEIHNIYGHDWARLIFEGYQKDFSNERPFILMRAGYSGSQRFGMIPWSGDVNRTWGGLQSQPEISLQMGMQGLGYMHSDLGGFAGANLNDNLYIRWLQYGVFQPIFRPHAQEDVASEPVFRSDRAKKLTKKAIELRYKLLPYNYNVAFENNQKGTPLMRPIFFEEDDKRLMTNSSTYLWGKDFLITPILKDSVASKEIYFPNTANWFNFYTDEKVIGGQTKSVELDEATIPTYVRGGAFIPMAKLVQTTDAYKSDVLEVHYYLDASVKESKRTFYNDNGLLSKAFEKGAYEILEFESKLTKRCLEFEMKAAFGENWNPEQKEITLVLHNINWNPKKIKVDGKRKRILSEKNTLTIPLNWNPKKELKVKILLK, from the coding sequence ATGAAGAATTATAAAATATTTTTTTTATTACTTTTTATAACAACTTTTTCGTTTTCACAGAATACAGACAGAGTCTTTAAAAGCATAAAACAAACAGCTAATGGTTTTAATATTAATGTGAATGATGGTTTGTACATTGTTACATTTTTAAACTCAAAAATTATAGAAACTAGCTTTATTCCTGCTGGTGAGCAGCAAATTAAAGAATCTCATGCGGTAGTTTTAAAACCATCAGAAGTAGATATTACCCCTGTAATTAGTGCAAATGAAAGTAATTTCTTTTCAAAAGGAATTTCTGTACTTGTAAAACATAAACCTTTTCAAATTATTTATAAGTATAATGATGAGGTTGTTATCTCAGAAAAAGCAGGTTATTTTAAGTCGGAACACCAACCAATGGATTTGGTTAGAGGCAATATTGTTGCCGATAAAACGGATAAAATTGAATTCAATTTAACTTCAGATGAGGTCTTATATGGTGCAGGATCAAGAGCTTTGGGCATGAATAGAAGAGGCAATAGATTGCCGCTTTATAACAGAGCTCAGTATGGTTATGAAACACATGCGGAGTTAATGAATTTTACGATTCCTTTGGTCATTTCTTCAAAAAAATACATGCTTCATTTTGACAATGCCCCTATTGGTTATTTAGATTTAGACAGTAAAAAAGACAACACATTAACGTACGAAACTATTTCAGGAAGAAAAACGTACCAAGTTATTGTTGGTGATTCTTGGCTAGAATTGGTTGACAATTATACAGATTTAACAGGAAAACAGCCTTTACCAGCTCGTTGGACTTTAGGAAATTTTTCGAGTAGATTTGGTTATCATTCTCAAGAAGAAACAGAAGTAACAATTGCAAAATTTAAAGAAGAAAAAATACCTGTAGATGCAGTGATTTTAGACTTGTATTGGTTTGGAAAAGAGTTGCAAGGAACCATGGGGAATTTGGAGGTTTACAAAGATTCTTTTCCTGATATGAAAGGAATGATTTCTGGACTTAAAGACAAAGGTGTGAAAACGGTTTTAATTACAGAACCTTTTATTTTATCTACTTCTAAAAAATGGGATGAAGCTGTAGCCAAAAAAGTTTTAGCAACAGATTCAATCGGAAATCCTGCAAAATATGATTTCTATTTTGGAAATACAGGTATAGTAGATATTTATAAAAAAGAAGGGAAAGAATGGTTCTGGAACATATATAAAGAACTTATAAATTTAGGAGCAAAAGGACTTTGGGGAGATTTAGGAGAGCCAGAGGTTTTGCCTTCTTGGGTCAATTTTCAAGATAAAAAAGCAGACGAAATTCATAATATTTACGGGCATGATTGGGCACGTTTAATTTTTGAAGGATATCAAAAAGATTTTTCGAATGAAAGACCTTTTATTTTAATGCGAGCAGGTTATTCTGGGTCGCAACGTTTTGGGATGATTCCTTGGTCTGGAGATGTTAACAGAACTTGGGGAGGATTACAATCTCAACCAGAAATTTCCTTACAAATGGGTATGCAAGGTTTGGGATACATGCATTCTGATTTAGGCGGTTTTGCTGGCGCAAATTTAAATGATAATTTATATATCCGTTGGTTACAATATGGTGTTTTTCAACCGATATTTAGACCTCATGCTCAAGAAGATGTTGCAAGTGAACCTGTTTTTAGAAGTGATAGAGCTAAGAAATTGACAAAAAAAGCAATTGAATTACGCTATAAATTATTGCCATATAATTACAATGTAGCGTTTGAGAACAATCAAAAAGGAACGCCTTTGATGCGACCTATCTTCTTTGAAGAAGACGATAAAAGATTGATGACTAATTCATCAACCTATTTATGGGGAAAAGATTTTTTAATCACACCAATTTTAAAAGATTCGGTAGCAAGCAAAGAAATTTATTTTCCAAATACAGCCAATTGGTTTAATTTTTATACAGATGAAAAAGTTATTGGTGGACAAACAAAATCCGTTGAATTAGATGAAGCAACAATTCCTACTTATGTTAGAGGAGGTGCTTTTATACCGATGGCAAAATTAGTACAGACTACAGATGCTTATAAAAGTGATGTTTTAGAAGTTCATTATTATTTAGATGCTTCTGTTAAAGAAAGTAAAAGAACGTTTTATAATGATAATGGTTTGCTTTCTAAAGCATTTGAAAAAGGAGCTTATGAAATTCTAGAATTTGAGTCTAAATTAACTAAACGTTGCTTAGAATTTGAAATGAAAGCAGCATTTGGTGAAAATTGGAATCCAGAGCAAAAAGAAATTACGTTGGTATTGCATAATATCAATTGGAATCCTAAAAAGATAAAAGTTGATGGAAAAAGAAAACGAATTTTATCAGAAAAAAATACCCTTACAATTCCATTAAATTGGAATCCTAAGAAAGAATTAAAAGTAAAAATTTTATTAAAATAA
- a CDS encoding sugar kinase, producing the protein MAKVVTFGEIMLRLAPQGFLRFSQANNFDAVYGGGESNVAVSLANYGIDVDFVTRLPKNDIGECAMMEMRKRGVGVDKIVYGGDRLGIYFLETGAVSRGSKVVYDRAHSAIAEVESGMIDWDAVFEGCEWFHWTGIIPAISQGAADVTLEALKAASAKGITISTDLNYRAKLWNFCDDAHRESIMTELTSYCDIVLGNEEDAEMHFGIKPDGAAVQTAGHDVKAEAFLSVCKQMMEKFPRAKKVITTLRGSISASHNTWAGVLYDGNEMLQTRQYQITDIVDRVGGGDSFMGGLIYGLLTYPDNDQNALDFAVAASCLKHTIKGDANLVTVAEVNKLMGGDASGRVAR; encoded by the coding sequence ATGGCAAAAGTAGTAACATTTGGAGAGATCATGTTAAGATTAGCTCCTCAAGGATTTCTAAGATTTTCACAAGCAAATAATTTTGATGCAGTTTACGGAGGTGGAGAATCTAATGTAGCAGTATCATTAGCAAACTACGGAATTGATGTAGATTTTGTAACGCGTTTACCAAAAAATGATATTGGTGAGTGTGCAATGATGGAAATGCGTAAAAGAGGTGTTGGTGTAGATAAGATTGTTTATGGAGGAGACCGTTTAGGAATTTATTTCTTAGAAACTGGAGCTGTATCTAGAGGATCTAAAGTGGTTTATGATAGAGCGCATTCTGCTATTGCAGAAGTAGAGTCTGGAATGATCGATTGGGATGCAGTTTTTGAAGGATGTGAATGGTTTCATTGGACAGGTATTATCCCTGCAATTTCTCAAGGTGCAGCAGATGTAACTTTAGAAGCTTTAAAAGCAGCTAGTGCAAAAGGAATTACTATTTCTACAGATTTAAACTACCGTGCAAAATTATGGAATTTCTGTGATGATGCTCATAGAGAGTCTATTATGACTGAATTAACTTCTTACTGTGATATCGTTTTAGGAAATGAAGAAGATGCAGAAATGCATTTCGGAATTAAGCCTGATGGAGCGGCAGTTCAAACAGCAGGACATGATGTAAAAGCAGAAGCTTTCTTATCTGTTTGTAAGCAAATGATGGAAAAATTTCCAAGAGCTAAAAAAGTAATTACTACTTTAAGAGGTTCTATTTCTGCATCTCACAATACTTGGGCAGGAGTTTTATATGATGGAAATGAAATGTTACAAACGCGTCAATACCAAATTACAGATATTGTTGATAGAGTAGGTGGTGGAGATTCTTTTATGGGAGGTTTAATCTACGGATTATTAACATACCCAGATAACGATCAAAATGCATTAGACTTTGCAGTTGCTGCATCTTGTTTAAAACACACTATTAAAGGTGATGCAAACTTAGTTACAGTTGCAGAAGTAAATAAACTTATGGGTGGTGATGCATCTGGAAGAGTAGCTAGATAA
- a CDS encoding alpha-amylase family glycosyl hydrolase — translation MKNLVFFIFLASIFSCKENLSKEKVATQTAQKEFVWEGANIYFLLTDRFNNGDTSNDINFERTKETGKLRGFKGGDIKGITQKIKEGYFTKLGINAIWMTPIVEQIHGGTDEGTGVSYGFHGYWTKDWTSIDPNFGTKEDLKELVAIAHKNGIRILLDAVINHTGPVTEKDPVWPSDWVRTEPTCTYDSYEHTVSCTLVENLPDIKTESNNAVELPIQLVEKWKAEGRYELEVKELEEFFTRTGHPRAPRFYIMKWLTDYITEFGIDGYRVDTVKHTEEFVWQEFKQECDAAFAIYKKNNPEKVLDENNFYLVGEVYNYTISDGKEFDLGGEKINYYDNAFQSLINFELKWNVKQMAETAVFQKYDSLLNTDFKGYGVLNYLTSHDDGQPFDKEREQPYKTATMLLLTPGTSQVYYGDESARNLIIEDAVGDATLRSFMNWEDIQSKEETQKILEHWQKLGQFRANHPGVGAGKHSLITKENGVVFSRVRKEDKIIVGINLQKGNKEIEVLSLFKNGEKLNDFYSNQTVEVKDGKVVVNSEFDLVLLEKQ, via the coding sequence ATGAAGAACCTTGTTTTTTTCATCTTCTTAGCATCTATTTTTAGTTGTAAAGAAAATTTATCAAAAGAAAAAGTAGCAACACAAACTGCTCAAAAAGAGTTTGTTTGGGAAGGCGCAAATATTTATTTTTTATTGACAGACCGCTTTAATAACGGAGATACCTCCAATGATATTAATTTTGAAAGGACTAAAGAAACAGGGAAGTTACGTGGTTTTAAAGGTGGAGATATTAAAGGAATTACTCAAAAAATAAAAGAAGGTTATTTTACCAAGTTAGGAATTAATGCTATTTGGATGACGCCAATTGTAGAGCAAATTCATGGTGGAACCGATGAAGGAACTGGAGTATCTTATGGTTTTCATGGCTATTGGACAAAAGATTGGACAAGTATAGATCCAAATTTTGGGACTAAGGAAGACTTGAAAGAATTGGTGGCTATTGCGCATAAAAACGGAATTCGTATTTTATTAGATGCCGTTATCAATCACACAGGGCCTGTTACAGAAAAAGATCCTGTATGGCCTTCAGATTGGGTAAGAACAGAGCCTACGTGTACGTATGATTCATATGAGCATACGGTTTCTTGTACGTTGGTAGAGAATTTACCAGACATTAAAACAGAAAGTAATAATGCTGTAGAATTGCCAATTCAGTTGGTAGAAAAGTGGAAAGCAGAAGGACGTTACGAGCTAGAAGTAAAAGAATTAGAGGAGTTTTTTACAAGAACTGGTCACCCAAGAGCACCTCGCTTTTACATTATGAAATGGCTAACGGATTATATTACTGAATTTGGAATTGATGGTTACAGGGTAGACACCGTAAAACATACAGAAGAATTTGTATGGCAAGAATTTAAGCAAGAGTGTGATGCCGCTTTTGCTATTTATAAAAAAAATAATCCTGAGAAAGTTTTAGATGAAAATAATTTTTATTTAGTAGGCGAGGTGTATAATTACACGATATCAGATGGAAAAGAATTTGATTTAGGTGGAGAAAAAATTAATTATTATGACAATGCTTTTCAAAGTTTAATCAATTTTGAATTGAAATGGAATGTGAAACAAATGGCAGAAACAGCTGTTTTTCAAAAATACGATTCACTTTTAAATACAGATTTTAAGGGATACGGAGTTTTGAATTATCTAACCTCTCATGATGATGGTCAGCCTTTTGATAAAGAAAGAGAACAGCCTTATAAAACAGCCACTATGTTGCTATTAACTCCGGGGACTTCACAAGTATATTATGGAGATGAATCGGCAAGAAATTTAATAATAGAAGACGCTGTTGGCGATGCAACCTTGCGTTCTTTTATGAATTGGGAAGACATTCAATCGAAAGAAGAAACTCAGAAAATTTTAGAGCATTGGCAAAAATTAGGTCAGTTTAGAGCCAATCATCCAGGGGTAGGTGCAGGGAAACACTCCCTTATTACAAAAGAAAATGGAGTTGTTTTTTCGAGAGTTAGAAAAGAAGATAAAATTATTGTGGGTATCAATTTACAGAAAGGAAATAAAGAAATTGAGGTTTTATCATTATTTAAAAATGGAGAGAAATTGAATGATTTTTATTCTAACCAAACTGTAGAAGTGAAAGACGGAAAAGTCGTTGTAAACTCAGAATTTGATCTTGTTTTGTTAGAAAAACAGTAA
- a CDS encoding M48 family metallopeptidase, which translates to MGTLVNNYIFKALESYPFDLEEVMEALNFALSYDDKNTMALTLMGRVYAEKLYKYEEAIVYFKQALAENIHAFEVYTPYINTLLWNEDYKEVEDFIDFALTVKGSDKALLYLKKAILHEQLKDYKTALTFIKLAKEHTFNSEFMADIVIEKERIKGKMPKKKKAKATKKPGKTSKNKK; encoded by the coding sequence ATGGGGACATTAGTAAATAATTATATTTTTAAAGCATTAGAGAGCTACCCTTTCGATTTGGAGGAGGTAATGGAGGCTTTAAATTTTGCATTATCTTATGATGATAAAAATACAATGGCATTAACTTTAATGGGTAGGGTTTATGCGGAAAAGTTGTATAAATATGAAGAAGCAATTGTGTATTTTAAACAAGCTTTGGCAGAAAATATTCATGCTTTTGAGGTATATACACCTTATATTAATACACTTCTATGGAATGAAGATTATAAAGAAGTAGAAGATTTTATAGATTTTGCTTTAACAGTAAAAGGATCTGATAAAGCACTTTTATATCTAAAGAAAGCAATTTTGCATGAGCAATTAAAAGACTATAAAACAGCGCTTACTTTTATAAAGTTAGCAAAAGAGCATACTTTTAATTCAGAATTTATGGCAGATATTGTTATCGAAAAAGAGAGAATAAAAGGAAAAATGCCTAAGAAAAAGAAAGCAAAAGCAACAAAGAAACCAGGTAAGACTTCTAAAAACAAGAAATAA
- a CDS encoding LacI family DNA-binding transcriptional regulator, protein MIKKKTTIKDIASVLNISPAAVSKALHNDSRISEKTKKAVRQVAKNLNYQPNHLASALRSGKSKLVGVIVPRTNSNFFSSVIQNIEEVLNKEGYNIIITQSNESFKKECASIDTLLFTQVDGIIASMANETVDLSYFEKVKKAGIPLITFDRGENDLNVDYIGIDDYNSSHLIVAHLAEQGCKRIAHIGGFKRTRIFNNRIKGYIDALNKHNLPLIDELLIESNLTTEDGREKMHQLLALEHRPDAVYVAGDYAALGALQVLNEEKISIPDEIALVGFGNEPFSSMVTPSITSIEQHSEEIGKLAALSFLEHVKNDVVKQTLTKKILDVELLIRDSSNRKHS, encoded by the coding sequence ATTATCAAAAAGAAAACTACCATAAAAGATATTGCAAGTGTTTTAAACATCTCTCCAGCAGCTGTTTCTAAGGCATTACATAACGATTCTCGAATAAGTGAGAAAACAAAAAAAGCCGTTAGACAAGTTGCAAAAAACCTAAACTACCAGCCAAATCACCTAGCAAGTGCTCTTAGAAGTGGAAAAAGTAAACTAGTGGGTGTGATTGTTCCTAGAACAAATAGCAATTTTTTTTCTTCTGTAATACAAAATATAGAAGAAGTACTAAATAAAGAAGGCTATAACATTATTATCACCCAATCTAACGAATCTTTTAAAAAAGAATGTGCTAGTATAGATACTTTATTATTTACTCAAGTAGATGGTATTATTGCTTCCATGGCAAATGAAACTGTGGACTTAAGTTATTTTGAAAAAGTTAAAAAAGCAGGAATTCCTTTGATCACATTTGATCGTGGAGAAAATGATTTAAATGTAGATTATATCGGTATAGATGATTACAATAGCAGTCATTTAATAGTCGCACATCTTGCAGAACAAGGATGTAAAAGAATTGCACATATTGGTGGTTTTAAACGTACCCGAATTTTTAACAACAGAATTAAAGGATATATAGATGCTTTAAATAAACACAACTTACCTCTCATAGATGAGTTATTGATAGAAAGTAACTTAACAACTGAAGATGGTAGAGAAAAAATGCATCAATTACTAGCGTTAGAACATAGACCAGATGCTGTTTATGTAGCTGGAGATTATGCCGCTCTTGGTGCTTTACAAGTGTTAAATGAAGAAAAAATTAGTATTCCGGATGAAATAGCTTTGGTTGGTTTTGGTAATGAACCTTTTAGTTCTATGGTTACTCCTTCTATTACAAGTATAGAGCAACATAGTGAGGAAATTGGTAAACTAGCTGCACTTTCTTTTTTAGAACATGTTAAAAATGATGTTGTAAAACAAACACTTACCAAAAAGATTTTAGATGTAGAATTACTTATTAGAGATTCTTCTAATAGAAAACACTCCTAA
- a CDS encoding peptidoglycan-binding protein, whose protein sequence is MKQLIILLLLIIAFFIGYGQYSQYKRFNSPNVDYKTTKEIDNAYYNQETVINYYKAIEDLNSFVKLQWTANNIDVRTPEEDTEETKLAVKKYADKVATIKFYESKLEKSAVLKTKGLSNEEIQFLENTGTDLKSHQKSIAINKIKSMFNPDKTMLYGYKSALIFEIQKQLNQKGFNIKLDGFYKLETLNSIKDFEEKNNLFVDGVLDVLTLDALFE, encoded by the coding sequence ATGAAACAATTAATTATTTTACTTTTATTGATTATTGCCTTTTTTATTGGTTACGGACAATATTCTCAATATAAAAGATTCAATTCTCCTAATGTTGATTATAAAACGACAAAAGAAATAGATAACGCTTATTACAACCAGGAAACGGTTATCAATTATTATAAAGCTATTGAAGATTTAAATAGTTTTGTAAAACTGCAGTGGACAGCTAATAATATTGATGTTAGAACTCCTGAAGAGGATACAGAAGAAACCAAATTAGCCGTTAAAAAATATGCAGATAAAGTTGCAACTATTAAATTTTATGAAAGTAAATTAGAAAAATCTGCTGTATTAAAAACGAAAGGTTTGTCTAATGAAGAAATTCAGTTTTTAGAAAATACCGGAACCGACTTAAAATCTCACCAAAAATCAATTGCAATCAATAAAATTAAAAGTATGTTTAATCCTGATAAAACAATGCTTTATGGGTATAAAAGTGCTTTGATATTTGAAATTCAAAAGCAATTAAATCAAAAGGGATTCAATATAAAATTAGATGGGTTTTATAAGCTCGAAACTTTAAATTCTATTAAAGATTTTGAAGAAAAAAACAACCTTTTTGTAGATGGTGTTTTAGACGTTTTAACCCTAGACGCCCTATTTGAATAA